From Mucilaginibacter rubeus, a single genomic window includes:
- a CDS encoding glycosyl hydrolase family 8 — protein sequence MNGLNAQVALRPFPQHSRYTAGTIKPNHVSQQQLDKQVTVFYDQWKSRYIKPGCNKNQFYVWFEKPGKECVSEGQGYGMIITALMAGYDKRAKTVYDGLYNYYKAHPAKASPYLMAWAQLKNCKNHDRDAATDGDMDIAYSLLLADKQWGSKGHINYLQEAKNAMAAIMRYEINPKTYSVLLSDGSDGDSDDYYDMRASDFMPANFKAFESASKTGKWQKAIDNNYRLFSYMQKTYSPDAGLVPDFIRGINTKTRPAQANYMESKYDSYYNYNACRVPWRIATDYLLYGDKRAKTFVTPINRWIRQTTNGNPDNISAGYTLEGNDIKGRYFEALSFIAPFAVSATVDQSNQQWLNKVWDYLVAFKLKDYDYYDNTIKMLDMIIVSGNYWRVE from the coding sequence ATGAACGGCCTTAATGCACAGGTTGCACTAAGGCCGTTTCCGCAACATAGCAGGTATACTGCCGGTACTATTAAACCTAATCACGTCAGCCAACAACAACTGGATAAACAAGTAACCGTTTTTTACGATCAGTGGAAAAGCCGCTATATAAAACCTGGCTGCAACAAGAATCAATTTTACGTTTGGTTTGAAAAACCCGGCAAGGAATGCGTATCCGAAGGGCAAGGCTATGGCATGATCATCACCGCGCTGATGGCCGGGTATGATAAGCGGGCAAAAACCGTTTATGACGGCTTATATAATTACTACAAAGCCCATCCGGCCAAAGCATCTCCTTATTTAATGGCCTGGGCCCAGCTAAAAAACTGTAAAAACCACGACAGGGATGCTGCCACAGACGGTGATATGGATATAGCATACTCTCTTTTGTTAGCTGATAAGCAATGGGGAAGCAAAGGCCATATCAACTATCTGCAGGAGGCTAAAAATGCAATGGCGGCTATTATGCGCTATGAGATCAACCCTAAAACATATTCTGTTTTACTGAGCGACGGCAGCGACGGAGATAGCGACGATTATTATGACATGCGCGCGTCCGATTTTATGCCTGCCAACTTTAAAGCATTTGAAAGCGCGTCAAAAACTGGTAAATGGCAAAAAGCCATTGATAACAACTACCGCTTATTTAGTTATATGCAGAAAACTTACAGTCCGGATGCGGGTTTGGTACCCGACTTTATAAGAGGCATAAATACAAAAACCCGGCCTGCCCAGGCTAACTATATGGAGTCAAAGTATGATAGCTATTATAACTACAATGCGTGCCGTGTTCCGTGGCGGATAGCTACTGATTATTTGTTATACGGTGATAAACGCGCAAAAACTTTTGTAACCCCGATAAACCGTTGGATAAGGCAGACTACCAATGGCAATCCTGATAATATTTCGGCAGGGTATACGCTTGAAGGTAATGACATTAAAGGCCGATACTTTGAAGCGCTGAGTTTTATAGCACCATTCGCCGTATCAGCAACGGTTGATCAAAGCAATCAGCAATGGCTTAACAAAGTTTGGGATTACCTTGTAGCGTTTAAATTGAAGGATTATGATTATTACGATAATACCATCAAAATGCTGGATATGATCATCGTGAGCGGGAATTACTGGCGGGTGGAATAA
- a CDS encoding type II toxin-antitoxin system RelE/ParE family toxin: protein MDEFEIFWSDEARKTFVEVIEYLEYKWTIKEINDFISRTDSILIKIRTNPFLFQQHKNDPSIRQAVLHPNVSLLYRVTDDQKIIFLLTFWDNRQDSERLKIE, encoded by the coding sequence ATGGATGAATTTGAGATTTTCTGGTCGGACGAAGCCAGGAAAACCTTTGTTGAAGTTATAGAGTATTTAGAGTACAAGTGGACAATAAAAGAAATCAATGATTTTATTTCGAGAACAGATTCCATTTTAATAAAAATCAGGACGAATCCGTTTTTATTTCAACAACACAAAAACGATCCCTCAATAAGGCAAGCCGTACTTCATCCCAATGTTTCTTTGCTGTATCGAGTAACCGACGATCAAAAAATAATATTTCTCCTCACCTTTTGGGATAATCGTCAGGATTCCGAAAGATTGAAAATAGAATAA
- a CDS encoding flavin monoamine oxidase family protein has translation MENTDVIIIGGGAAGLMAARTLAKAGKNVVLLEGRNRLGGRIHTLEHGTSSQPAELGAEFIHGNLPVTQSLLNEAGIKYTPASASMWRYDDGKFIAEGHVIEHWDEFLERIMQLKNDMSMEAFMQHEFSGERYEGLRESVRAYVSGYDNADPKKASAFSIRKEWQNEHEDAQYRVEGGYCELISYLANEFKQAGGHIYLNAVAKDIDWGQHHVTVSTDIGITYQARQLLVAVPLGILQAEAGLKGTLSFDPPVDYYINALKSLGFGAVIKVLLEFDDAFWCSDETRQMAGVNLEDMGFLFSKEAIPVWWTQMPVHRPLLTGWLGGPPAAARLNTSDEDMLIEALGSISNIFKIDIAKLKEKLLTWNVINWTVDPFCRGSYSYDTTETAEARKVISHPIGDTLFFAGEYLYEGTAMGTVEAALTSGLRAAEMLLGYN, from the coding sequence ATGGAAAATACAGATGTAATTATCATAGGAGGGGGAGCAGCAGGTTTGATGGCGGCCCGTACGCTTGCCAAAGCTGGGAAGAATGTTGTGTTGCTCGAAGGACGTAACAGGCTCGGCGGTCGCATTCATACATTGGAGCATGGCACATCGTCGCAACCCGCTGAATTGGGTGCCGAGTTTATTCACGGTAATTTGCCCGTGACCCAAAGTTTGCTTAACGAGGCTGGTATTAAATACACTCCGGCTTCAGCTTCAATGTGGAGGTATGACGATGGAAAGTTTATAGCAGAAGGGCATGTTATTGAGCATTGGGATGAGTTTCTGGAGCGTATTATGCAGCTTAAAAATGATATGAGTATGGAGGCTTTTATGCAGCATGAATTTTCGGGAGAACGGTATGAAGGTCTCCGGGAATCGGTAAGGGCATATGTGTCGGGCTATGATAATGCCGATCCTAAAAAGGCGAGCGCTTTCTCCATCCGTAAAGAGTGGCAAAATGAGCATGAGGACGCGCAATACCGTGTAGAAGGCGGTTATTGTGAGTTGATCAGCTATCTGGCAAATGAATTTAAACAGGCAGGCGGGCATATCTACCTTAATGCTGTAGCAAAAGATATTGACTGGGGGCAGCATCATGTTACCGTAAGTACAGATATCGGCATAACCTACCAGGCCAGGCAATTGTTGGTTGCCGTACCGCTTGGCATCTTGCAGGCCGAAGCGGGGTTGAAAGGCACCCTGAGTTTTGATCCTCCGGTTGATTATTATATAAATGCTCTTAAATCGCTTGGTTTTGGTGCTGTAATCAAAGTATTACTGGAGTTTGACGATGCCTTTTGGTGTAGTGATGAAACGCGGCAAATGGCCGGAGTCAACCTCGAAGACATGGGTTTCCTGTTTTCGAAGGAAGCTATCCCTGTTTGGTGGACACAGATGCCGGTACATCGCCCGTTGCTTACCGGCTGGCTTGGCGGGCCTCCAGCTGCTGCCCGTTTGAATACCAGCGATGAAGATATGCTGATAGAGGCGCTGGGTTCCATCTCCAATATTTTTAAGATAGATATCGCGAAGCTAAAAGAAAAACTCCTCACCTGGAATGTTATAAACTGGACGGTCGACCCTTTCTGCCGCGGGTCATACAGCTACGATACCACAGAAACTGCCGAAGCAAGGAAGGTCATAAGTCACCCGATAGGTGATACCCTATTTTTTGCAGGCGAATACCTATATGAAGGTACCGCCATGGGTACGGTTGAAGCGGCACTTACCAGCGGGCTAAGGGCGGCTGAGATGTTGTTGGGGTATAATTAA
- a CDS encoding glycoside hydrolase family 2 protein produces the protein MNKSIRSALSFMAVCLLPAIVSAQSGVVKQVKLSNFDLQSSALVSASGTELSSIQYHSPVYWFPVKVPSTVLTGLVANHIYPDPYQGLNNMLIPDASDQFNKEYNLEQYSHLPNDPNPWKKPYWYRTTFKVPAADKGRRFQLIFKGINYRAAVWLNGKQIADSTQMAGMFAEHNLDVSNAVKAGTENALAVKIYPLDYPGYPAKEQLKALGPFYENGGPTGDIGKNVTMLCSSGWDWIPPVRDRNMGIWQPVFLRTSGAVTIGRPKLVTDLPNLPDTGLARLSLNLTLTNNTAATHGGKLTISIKPENFVGVAVQFSQPVVVPGGSEKGVELNADKISQLIIRQPKLWWPNGYGKANLYRIRLQYVEGTTISDDTTFVFGIRKVASKAETTANGFVRRKFYVNGKEVHLVGGAWVPDMMVNRDSARYDYEMHLCRNANVNLVRIWGGGVTEPDAFWNAADKYGQMVWSDFWITGDTQGEFKGSPDWPLEGNVFIKNVESTIYRIRNHPSLLVWTGGNEGHARKELYDVMRNDIITLDGTRPFIPSSSGFAKLPAGWKGSWPDDMPSGVYSGGPYEWKDPKDYYKLANDARDWVFKDETGLPSQPPYTTLPKIIPNLVWDTNLPFPLNNSWGYHDAATGAGKYDKYYEEMAKRYGKPNSIVNFSDKMQLMNATGYRGIFEADGHKLNETGGVMLWKLNAALPSVIWQIYDWYLEPNAGYYAMQNACEPIHIQYNYDNSSIAIINRTHHATGNLTATADIYDINSKLIKSAKISNVGLAQTGVKEVIQLKDVLDATKGVSFVVLNLTDATGKTISHNAYWLSATDDFTSLNDMKHAQVQAKVLKAEKGTSENKWTIQFTNNSNQLAFFVRPQLMKKGEEVMPSYWTGSYFTIAPHESTTVAVSAPVAKLGTVKPTILLEGWNLDKQVIALQ, from the coding sequence ATGAACAAAAGTATCCGCTCTGCTTTAAGTTTTATGGCTGTCTGCCTTTTGCCCGCCATTGTTTCGGCACAATCAGGGGTTGTAAAACAAGTTAAATTAAGCAATTTCGATCTGCAATCCTCGGCGTTGGTAAGTGCTTCAGGCACCGAACTTTCCAGTATACAATACCATTCGCCAGTATACTGGTTTCCGGTAAAAGTACCTTCAACCGTATTAACCGGGCTGGTGGCTAATCATATTTATCCCGATCCATACCAGGGACTGAATAACATGCTGATCCCTGACGCTTCCGATCAGTTCAATAAAGAATATAACCTGGAGCAATACAGTCATTTGCCTAATGATCCCAATCCATGGAAAAAGCCTTACTGGTACCGCACCACTTTTAAAGTTCCGGCTGCAGATAAAGGGCGCCGTTTCCAGTTGATATTTAAGGGTATCAACTATAGGGCAGCTGTATGGCTTAACGGTAAACAAATTGCCGACAGCACCCAAATGGCCGGAATGTTTGCCGAACATAATCTTGATGTAAGCAATGCAGTTAAAGCCGGCACAGAAAATGCACTTGCAGTAAAAATCTACCCCCTCGATTATCCGGGCTACCCCGCGAAGGAACAACTAAAAGCGCTCGGTCCGTTTTATGAAAATGGTGGCCCAACAGGCGATATAGGTAAAAACGTAACCATGCTGTGCTCTTCTGGCTGGGACTGGATCCCGCCGGTGCGGGACCGTAATATGGGGATCTGGCAGCCTGTTTTTCTGCGTACCAGCGGCGCAGTAACTATCGGCAGGCCAAAACTGGTTACCGATTTGCCAAATCTGCCCGATACAGGCCTTGCCAGGCTTTCGCTGAATTTAACTTTAACCAACAATACAGCAGCAACGCATGGAGGAAAGTTAACCATCAGCATAAAGCCCGAAAACTTTGTTGGCGTCGCGGTTCAGTTTAGTCAGCCTGTGGTGGTGCCTGGTGGTTCAGAAAAGGGTGTTGAGTTAAACGCCGATAAGATCAGCCAACTGATCATTCGTCAGCCTAAATTATGGTGGCCTAATGGTTATGGAAAAGCAAACCTGTACCGTATTCGCCTGCAATATGTCGAAGGAACTACCATAAGCGACGATACAACATTTGTATTTGGTATCCGCAAGGTTGCTTCAAAAGCCGAAACTACAGCCAATGGCTTTGTACGCCGTAAGTTTTACGTAAACGGCAAGGAAGTCCATCTGGTGGGTGGTGCCTGGGTGCCGGATATGATGGTAAACCGCGATTCGGCCCGTTATGACTATGAAATGCACCTGTGCCGCAATGCCAACGTAAATCTGGTGCGCATTTGGGGCGGTGGCGTTACTGAACCCGACGCTTTCTGGAACGCAGCGGATAAATATGGCCAAATGGTATGGTCGGATTTTTGGATCACGGGCGATACCCAGGGCGAGTTTAAAGGTTCGCCGGATTGGCCGCTGGAAGGTAATGTATTTATTAAAAACGTAGAAAGTACCATCTATCGCATCCGTAATCATCCAAGTTTACTGGTGTGGACCGGTGGTAACGAAGGGCATGCCCGTAAGGAATTATATGACGTGATGCGCAATGATATCATCACTTTAGATGGTACACGGCCGTTCATCCCAAGCTCGTCGGGCTTTGCCAAGCTGCCTGCCGGTTGGAAGGGTTCATGGCCAGATGATATGCCATCCGGCGTTTACAGCGGTGGCCCGTATGAATGGAAAGATCCTAAAGATTATTACAAACTGGCTAATGACGCCAGAGACTGGGTGTTTAAGGACGAAACCGGCTTGCCGTCGCAACCGCCATATACTACCTTACCTAAGATAATCCCTAATTTAGTTTGGGATACTAATTTGCCGTTCCCGCTTAATAATTCGTGGGGATATCATGATGCTGCTACTGGCGCGGGTAAGTATGATAAATACTATGAAGAAATGGCCAAAAGGTATGGCAAGCCGAATAGCATCGTCAATTTCTCCGACAAAATGCAGCTGATGAATGCTACTGGCTACCGGGGCATTTTTGAAGCTGATGGCCATAAGCTTAATGAAACCGGAGGCGTTATGCTCTGGAAGTTAAATGCGGCCCTGCCAAGTGTTATCTGGCAAATTTATGACTGGTACCTGGAGCCCAATGCCGGCTACTATGCCATGCAAAATGCCTGCGAACCTATCCACATTCAATATAACTATGATAATTCATCAATAGCTATCATCAACCGCACACATCATGCAACCGGTAATTTAACTGCTACTGCGGATATTTATGATATCAACAGTAAACTCATCAAATCGGCAAAAATTAGCAATGTTGGATTGGCACAAACCGGTGTTAAAGAAGTAATTCAACTTAAAGATGTGCTTGACGCTACCAAAGGCGTAAGTTTTGTGGTGCTTAACCTGACCGATGCAACTGGTAAAACGATATCGCATAACGCGTACTGGTTATCGGCCACTGACGACTTTACATCACTGAATGATATGAAGCATGCGCAGGTACAGGCCAAGGTGCTCAAGGCCGAAAAAGGTACGAGTGAAAACAAATGGACCATTCAGTTTACCAATAACTCCAATCAACTCGCGTTTTTTGTTCGCCCGCAACTAATGAAAAAAGGCGAGGAAGTGATGCCAAGCTATTGGACAGGTAGCTATTTCACTATTGCACCGCATGAAAGTACTACGGTAGCTGTAAGTGCCCCGGTAGCTAAACTGGGCACTGTAAAGCCCACCATATTGCTTGAAGGCTGGAATTTGGATAAGCAGGTGATTGCACTGCAGTAA
- a CDS encoding FG-GAP repeat domain-containing protein has protein sequence MREAEGGKIKRLSLLLLITMMFAAVIAALNSCGDHEKTDEELLADARKTAVKYCGSCHEAPDASLLDSATWDKYILPAMGTKLGMRPFMDQYIAGPNAVLSLADWTKIAVYYRYASPKKLKIPKPDAVIDSAIFSVKRPALIDTTSGEAMTTMVKFNPVDKHFYTGDAGNKLYRWNADLSATLVKKFHSPITDAIFYQSASEPNSAVITCIGILPPNDQLKGTLTHIDLSRKSKDTTLMEDSLPRPVKSAAADFNKDGLMDYVSCGFGRDRGGLFLLQQQTNHSFKRKIIRAIPGAEIVYTGDFNGDGWPDIACLFAQADEGIWLFLNDKKGGFITRNIMRFPPVYGSSSFQLVDFNHDGKLDIVYTCGDNNDYSPVFKPYHGVYIFINQGDWKFKQTYFYHINGCSKAIAADFDHDGDLDLAVIAFFPDYKYHPTEGFTYHEQLSPGKFKVHEVPVNLLGRWISMEAGDIDGDGDTDLVLGNFSVGAQGLMNQKDYKPNWDMFEPIIVLQNKTVHK, from the coding sequence ATGAGGGAAGCCGAAGGTGGGAAGATAAAGCGACTTAGTTTATTATTGCTCATAACTATGATGTTTGCAGCTGTGATAGCTGCCTTGAACAGCTGCGGTGATCATGAAAAGACCGACGAGGAACTTTTGGCTGATGCCAGAAAAACGGCTGTTAAATACTGTGGCAGTTGTCATGAAGCTCCTGATGCCTCATTATTGGATAGTGCAACCTGGGATAAATATATTTTGCCCGCTATGGGCACAAAACTTGGAATGCGCCCCTTTATGGATCAATACATAGCCGGGCCAAATGCGGTGCTTTCCCTTGCCGACTGGACAAAGATTGCTGTTTACTACCGTTATGCTTCTCCTAAAAAGCTGAAAATTCCAAAGCCTGATGCTGTAATCGATTCGGCTATATTTTCGGTGAAACGACCTGCGTTGATTGATACGACATCGGGAGAGGCCATGACCACAATGGTTAAATTTAATCCGGTTGATAAGCATTTTTATACAGGCGATGCCGGTAATAAGCTTTATCGCTGGAATGCTGATCTCTCGGCCACGCTTGTCAAAAAGTTTCATTCACCCATTACCGATGCTATTTTTTATCAATCGGCAAGCGAGCCTAATAGCGCCGTAATTACCTGCATAGGCATACTTCCGCCAAACGATCAGCTTAAGGGGACGTTAACACACATTGATCTCAGCAGGAAATCAAAAGATACCACCTTAATGGAAGATAGTCTGCCTCGTCCCGTTAAAAGTGCAGCAGCTGATTTTAATAAAGATGGTCTGATGGATTACGTGAGTTGCGGTTTTGGTCGTGACAGAGGGGGCTTGTTCCTGTTGCAGCAACAGACCAACCATTCTTTTAAAAGGAAGATCATTCGAGCAATTCCTGGCGCTGAAATAGTTTATACGGGCGATTTTAACGGTGACGGCTGGCCTGATATAGCCTGTTTATTTGCCCAGGCCGATGAAGGTATCTGGCTGTTTTTAAATGATAAAAAAGGTGGTTTCATTACCCGTAATATCATGCGTTTCCCTCCGGTATATGGCTCAAGCAGTTTTCAGTTGGTTGATTTTAACCACGATGGTAAATTAGATATTGTATATACCTGCGGCGATAATAATGATTACTCGCCTGTATTTAAACCCTATCATGGGGTTTATATTTTTATCAACCAGGGCGACTGGAAATTTAAACAAACCTATTTTTACCATATCAACGGCTGTTCAAAAGCCATAGCCGCCGATTTTGATCACGATGGCGATCTTGACCTGGCTGTGATCGCATTTTTTCCTGATTACAAGTATCATCCCACCGAAGGTTTTACTTACCATGAGCAGCTGAGTCCTGGTAAATTTAAAGTTCATGAGGTGCCTGTAAATTTGCTGGGCCGCTGGATCTCAATGGAGGCCGGTGATATTGATGGCGATGGAGATACCGATCTTGTGCTGGGCAATTTTTCGGTAGGAGCGCAGGGGCTTATGAACCAGAAAGATTATAAACCCAATTGGGATATGTTTGAGCCCATTATTGTGCTACAGAATAAGACGGTTCATAAGTGA
- a CDS encoding FG-GAP repeat domain-containing protein, translating to MTIKKSTLTISSLLSFSAIIAGLALFNSCKHKQAYQPYKLTGDVIVDGKNLVQLKCTRCHSLVPVDALPKDVWLNHTLVNMAPSLHISTYGGSSYFKNDPLDTAGATIAEWTAILDYYKKAAPDTVLPAKKPIPLMNDWAGFTLKKPAPVSYTSFTTMVATNPATHKLYSADAVDEKLNIWDSNLKMDSIAKLPSAAVDVTFGKDSLGHNVGFFSCIGRMAPIDFPNGKVVKVNLDAKVVNNDQTYIASDLPRPVGTAVGDFNKDGLQDIVVCGQGKFKGGVYLLKQNKDHTYDQQTIYDKPGAAQALAGDFNNDGWTDVMLLTGSGDEGLWLLLNDKNGGFTTRNLLHFPPVYGSSSFQLVDMDHDGKLDLVLTCGYNYRDSRILKPYHGLYIFTNTGNWNFKQRWFYPINGCTKAIAADFDGDGDIDIATIAFFADMKNTPAEEFIYFEQSKPFDFKPHAPPISQYGHWMCMEMTDLNNDGQPDLVLGNYADGFMFQDGFKPNWDKHLPLVVLENHTKK from the coding sequence ATGACTATTAAAAAAAGCACGTTAACCATATCATCCCTGTTATCATTTTCTGCAATAATTGCCGGTTTGGCACTTTTTAATAGCTGTAAGCATAAGCAGGCTTACCAACCATATAAACTTACCGGCGATGTTATAGTTGATGGTAAAAACCTGGTACAGTTAAAATGCACCCGTTGTCATTCGTTGGTACCTGTTGATGCATTGCCAAAAGATGTTTGGCTTAATCATACGTTGGTTAACATGGCGCCGTCGCTGCATATTTCAACTTATGGTGGCTCGTCTTATTTTAAAAATGATCCGCTTGATACTGCAGGAGCTACCATTGCCGAGTGGACTGCTATTTTAGATTATTATAAAAAGGCAGCTCCTGACACAGTGCTTCCTGCTAAAAAGCCCATTCCGCTGATGAATGATTGGGCGGGTTTCACACTTAAAAAGCCTGCACCGGTAAGTTATACAAGCTTCACTACCATGGTAGCCACCAATCCGGCTACGCATAAATTGTACAGTGCCGACGCGGTTGATGAAAAACTGAATATCTGGGATAGCAATTTAAAAATGGATTCTATTGCCAAACTTCCATCGGCAGCCGTTGATGTAACTTTTGGCAAGGATAGCTTGGGACATAATGTGGGCTTTTTCTCCTGCATAGGCCGTATGGCGCCAATTGATTTTCCAAATGGCAAGGTAGTGAAGGTTAATCTGGATGCCAAAGTGGTTAATAACGATCAAACTTATATCGCGTCAGATCTGCCACGTCCGGTTGGCACTGCAGTCGGCGATTTTAATAAGGATGGATTGCAGGATATTGTAGTTTGCGGTCAGGGTAAGTTTAAAGGCGGGGTTTACCTGCTTAAGCAAAATAAGGATCATACTTATGATCAGCAGACCATTTATGACAAGCCGGGTGCCGCACAGGCTTTAGCCGGCGATTTTAATAATGATGGCTGGACGGATGTTATGCTCCTGACAGGGAGTGGCGATGAAGGCCTTTGGCTTTTATTAAATGACAAAAACGGAGGTTTTACTACCCGCAACCTGCTGCATTTTCCACCTGTATACGGTTCAAGCAGTTTTCAGCTGGTTGATATGGATCATGACGGTAAACTCGACCTGGTATTAACATGTGGCTATAATTATCGCGATTCGCGGATTTTGAAACCTTACCATGGCTTATATATTTTCACCAATACCGGCAATTGGAATTTTAAACAGCGCTGGTTTTACCCGATAAACGGTTGTACCAAAGCAATAGCTGCCGATTTTGATGGCGATGGTGATATCGATATTGCTACTATAGCCTTCTTTGCAGACATGAAGAACACACCTGCCGAGGAATTTATTTATTTTGAACAAAGCAAGCCGTTTGATTTTAAACCGCACGCCCCGCCAATTAGTCAATACGGCCACTGGATGTGCATGGAAATGACAGATCTGAATAATGATGGCCAACCCGACCTTGTTTTAGGTAACTATGCTGATGGCTTTATGTTTCAGGATGGCTTTAAGCCTAATTGGGACAAGCACCTGCCGCTGGTAGTACTTGAAAATCACACCAAAAAGTAA
- a CDS encoding vanadium-dependent haloperoxidase: MRILRIFIAAASCALILGCGGKAKKIPLIKDEDVIHNNVDQLTQVIIYDVFTPPVASRIYGYATLAAYEALRYEKPEYNSITAQLKAFGQPPQPQQGVKYNYTLAATNAFFTVAHKVTFSIDSLKKYEAKVYAMYKDNLDDSTYARSMAFGEKIGKYILKRASVDNYPQTRGKPRFLGNDNPGNWHPTPPDYLDGVEFCWGTMHTFAVDTSTMFPLPPPPAFSESKDSQYFKQTMEVYNQSKNITPEQKTIAKFWDDNPFVIEHNGHMMFANKKITPGGHWIGITAIACKQTHADVVKTAQAYALTSIALYDAFICGWQVKYETNYIRPVTIINDKIDHDWLPMLQTPPFPEYPSGHSDISGASAVVLTHLFGDNFAYQDTSDLRYIGMQRHFDSFLKAADETSVSRFYGGIHFRNSVDQGAVQGRQVGEYIWKKLKLKK; the protein is encoded by the coding sequence ATGAGAATCTTGAGGATATTCATAGCCGCTGCAAGTTGTGCCCTTATTTTAGGTTGCGGAGGTAAGGCTAAAAAGATACCACTGATTAAGGATGAAGACGTTATTCATAACAACGTTGATCAGCTTACGCAGGTTATTATATATGATGTTTTTACCCCTCCGGTAGCCAGTCGTATTTATGGATATGCTACACTTGCTGCCTATGAGGCGCTTCGTTACGAAAAGCCTGAATATAATTCTATCACTGCACAGCTTAAGGCTTTTGGCCAGCCGCCACAGCCTCAGCAAGGAGTAAAGTATAATTATACACTTGCCGCTACAAACGCTTTTTTTACGGTGGCGCATAAGGTTACATTTTCGATAGATTCATTGAAAAAATACGAGGCCAAGGTTTACGCCATGTATAAAGATAATCTTGATGACTCAACCTATGCCCGTTCCATGGCGTTTGGCGAAAAGATTGGTAAGTATATATTAAAAAGGGCATCGGTTGATAATTATCCTCAAACCCGTGGCAAACCCAGGTTTTTAGGTAACGATAATCCCGGTAACTGGCATCCAACACCACCCGATTACCTGGACGGAGTTGAGTTTTGCTGGGGTACTATGCACACTTTCGCGGTTGATACTTCAACTATGTTCCCGTTGCCGCCTCCTCCTGCTTTTAGTGAAAGCAAGGATAGTCAGTATTTCAAACAAACCATGGAGGTGTATAACCAAAGCAAAAACATCACCCCGGAGCAAAAAACGATTGCTAAGTTTTGGGACGATAACCCTTTTGTTATTGAGCACAACGGGCACATGATGTTTGCTAATAAAAAGATCACCCCAGGCGGTCACTGGATTGGTATAACCGCCATTGCCTGCAAGCAAACCCATGCCGATGTGGTAAAGACCGCGCAGGCTTACGCGCTTACATCAATAGCCTTGTATGATGCTTTTATTTGCGGCTGGCAGGTTAAATACGAAACTAACTACATAAGGCCGGTAACCATCATCAACGATAAAATTGACCACGACTGGCTGCCTATGCTGCAAACCCCTCCGTTCCCTGAATATCCAAGCGGGCATAGTGACATCAGCGGCGCTTCGGCAGTAGTGCTTACGCATTTATTTGGCGATAACTTTGCCTACCAGGATACCAGCGATCTGCGCTATATTGGGATGCAGCGCCACTTTGATTCTTTCTTGAAAGCTGCCGATGAAACTTCTGTTAGCAGGTTTTATGGAGGTATCCACTTCCGTAACAGTGTTGACCAGGGCGCTGTGCAAGGCCGTCAGGTGGGTGAGTATATCTGGAAAAAACTGAAACTAAAAAAATAG